A single Mesomycoplasma bovoculi M165/69 DNA region contains:
- a CDS encoding ATP-binding cassette domain-containing protein, protein MSTILQAKKLEKYFANKFGVVKAVDGINLELKQGEVLGLIGESGSGKTTIGRCLVRLYENYGGQTRLLDQIISGKKLSKKQNLFLRRNMQMIFQDPYSSLNGQKNIYSILRETLVINGILKMKVSDVFSDWKNVTFHFKRSLERKYLEVQLSNLETTVDNFANFLNEWNDKFAKINIPTSFENKQEVRDFFNSYFLYLEKKQKVLTSYYNNSYKNIGSLYNYYFEIQDKYRKKEQSEIEFNYRQAVEKVNELENQIAKQKALFLVEENQNQIAKVQKIDVLIDTYRSQKNLFNSYQMEWKYEYKIAKNNTFASKDLQSYSHYQKQAIIIKLINKKLMKYYNKLSFKHLFTYLPISKIEDLFSELTNLKNKLTSNHNNIVLVNHKNSNGTNNKQFAEIVQKDLEEFDFNKYQDIANKKRYEFYSQIYDRSIFLINKKITRNQNRIDASSEQIEKLENLKSDLEKKQAIYNEDKAIFISNYENWKKEIEDKIKQLASDFQSYWKQIEGLDGKVSLLHKEFAGLTKNEFLEIFNLSNTKYNEKINAIKSSHIERQNLKKVYKKIELFYGIKQVPSIFYLKFRQIIKKFILDELIYEALENVGLLRSFAYRYPHEFSGGQRQRIAIARALIVEPKIIIADEPIASLDISIQAQIINLLKRLVKEKNLSLIFIAHDLSVVEHLADKVMILHAGKIVEKGSVKQIYENPIHPYTINLLNSVPKISNAHIPFKPIVFENQYLQEQKHPNVIIETKVDNQDHYIYGTELQIRKWLHSRKNA, encoded by the coding sequence ATGTCTACAATTTTGCAAGCTAAAAAATTAGAAAAATACTTTGCAAACAAATTTGGAGTTGTAAAAGCTGTCGATGGTATTAATCTAGAATTAAAACAAGGTGAAGTTTTAGGTCTTATTGGTGAATCAGGTTCTGGAAAAACAACAATTGGACGTTGCTTAGTTCGATTGTATGAAAATTATGGTGGTCAAACACGTCTTTTAGATCAAATTATTTCAGGAAAAAAATTGTCTAAAAAGCAAAATTTATTTTTGCGTCGCAATATGCAAATGATTTTTCAAGACCCTTATTCATCACTTAATGGTCAAAAAAATATTTATTCAATTTTGCGTGAAACACTAGTTATCAATGGAATTTTGAAAATGAAAGTTTCAGATGTTTTTTCAGATTGGAAAAATGTTACCTTTCACTTCAAAAGATCTCTTGAGCGCAAATATTTAGAGGTTCAACTTTCAAATCTCGAAACCACAGTTGACAATTTTGCAAATTTTCTTAATGAATGAAATGACAAATTTGCAAAAATAAATATTCCAACTTCATTTGAAAACAAACAAGAAGTTAGAGATTTTTTTAACTCATACTTTTTATATCTTGAAAAAAAACAAAAAGTTCTCACTTCATATTACAATAATAGCTATAAAAACATAGGTTCTCTTTATAATTATTACTTTGAAATTCAAGATAAATATCGTAAAAAAGAACAAAGTGAAATTGAATTTAACTATCGTCAAGCTGTTGAAAAAGTGAATGAACTTGAAAATCAAATTGCAAAGCAAAAAGCACTTTTTTTAGTTGAAGAAAATCAAAATCAAATTGCTAAAGTTCAAAAAATTGATGTATTAATAGATACTTATAGAAGTCAAAAAAATTTATTTAATTCATACCAAATGGAATGAAAATATGAGTATAAAATTGCAAAAAATAATACTTTTGCTTCAAAAGATTTGCAATCATATTCACATTATCAAAAACAAGCAATTATTATTAAATTAATTAATAAAAAATTGATGAAATATTACAATAAACTAAGTTTTAAACATCTTTTTACATATTTGCCAATATCTAAAATTGAAGATTTATTTTCAGAATTAACTAATTTAAAAAACAAATTAACTTCAAATCACAACAATATAGTGTTAGTAAATCATAAAAATAGCAATGGAACAAATAATAAACAATTTGCGGAAATTGTTCAAAAGGATTTAGAAGAATTTGATTTCAATAAATATCAAGATATTGCTAATAAAAAAAGATATGAATTTTATTCACAAATTTATGATAGATCTATTTTTTTAATTAATAAAAAAATAACTAGAAATCAAAATAGAATTGATGCAAGTTCTGAACAAATTGAAAAATTAGAAAACTTAAAATCTGATTTAGAGAAAAAACAGGCTATCTATAATGAAGATAAAGCGATTTTTATTAGCAATTATGAAAATTGAAAAAAAGAAATTGAAGATAAAATTAAGCAATTAGCAAGTGACTTTCAAAGTTATTGAAAACAAATAGAAGGTTTAGATGGTAAAGTTAGTTTATTACACAAAGAGTTTGCAGGTTTAACTAAAAATGAGTTTTTAGAAATTTTCAACTTATCTAACACTAAATATAATGAAAAAATAAATGCAATCAAGTCTTCACATATTGAAAGACAAAATTTGAAAAAAGTCTATAAAAAAATAGAACTTTTTTATGGTATTAAACAAGTTCCAAGTATTTTTTACTTGAAATTTAGACAAATTATTAAGAAATTCATTTTAGATGAATTGATTTATGAAGCTTTAGAAAATGTAGGTCTTTTAAGGTCTTTTGCTTATCGTTATCCACATGAGTTTTCTGGTGGACAACGCCAAAGAATTGCAATTGCAAGGGCTTTAATTGTTGAACCTAAAATTATTATTGCTGATGAACCAATTGCCTCTCTAGATATTTCTATTCAAGCTCAAATAATTAACTTATTAAAAAGATTAGTTAAAGAAAAAAACTTATCTCTAATTTTTATTGCTCATGATTTATCAGTTGTTGAACACTTAGCTGACAAAGTTATGATTTTACACGCTGGAAAAATAGTTGAAAAAGGTAGTGTAAAACAAATTTACGAAAACCCTATCCACCCTTATACAATTAACTTGTTAAATTCTGTGCCAAAAATTTCAAATGCGCATATTCCTTTCAAACCTATAGTTTTTGAAAATCAATACTTACAAGAACAAAAACACCCAAATGTAATTATTGAAACAAAAGTAGATAACCAAGATCATTATATTTATGGAACAGAATTGCAAATTAGAAAATGATTGCATTCTAGAAAAAATGCCTAA
- a CDS encoding ABC transporter permease has product MPWKYLFKRLFLALVTFIAIYIIVYLLIATFSPNPFDNIQGNGSQRGDEAAKIAKLKEQFGFNLSPIARLWNYTKDVFHGNFGAIYKNSANDQQAIPNLFFGPLRYTILVSLPSFLISATLGIILGTIAAYRRDRLEDATITGVSTFFVAIPSFVLAPFVIIIAIKLGLPFEFKDPSIYGIGVTAASLIPPIFVFSITSIAGYVFLVRNQIITVLSSDYVLIAKAKGLSRSQIFFKYVLKNAAIPLVRSLIFSYIILLSGSIVLEQFFRIPGSSSILVNAAFDGEVNISMFSIIFFTSLSLIVDIIGDLAYVFMDPRITFGTNSSTDYLSRFKNWQARKKEIKKGVKNV; this is encoded by the coding sequence ATGCCTTGGAAATATTTATTTAAACGATTATTTTTAGCTCTTGTTACTTTTATTGCTATTTATATAATTGTCTATCTTTTAATAGCTACTTTTTCACCAAACCCTTTTGATAATATACAAGGAAATGGGTCGCAAAGAGGTGATGAAGCTGCTAAAATTGCTAAATTAAAAGAGCAATTTGGATTTAATTTAAGTCCAATTGCACGTCTTTGAAATTACACTAAAGATGTTTTTCATGGCAATTTTGGAGCAATTTATAAAAATAGTGCTAATGATCAACAAGCTATTCCAAATTTATTTTTTGGACCTCTTCGTTATACTATTTTAGTTTCTTTACCATCATTTTTAATTAGCGCTACCTTAGGAATTATTTTAGGAACTATTGCTGCTTATCGTCGTGATCGACTAGAAGATGCAACAATTACTGGAGTTTCAACTTTTTTTGTTGCAATTCCTAGTTTTGTGTTAGCTCCTTTTGTGATTATTATTGCAATCAAATTAGGATTGCCATTTGAATTTAAAGATCCATCAATTTATGGAATTGGAGTTACAGCAGCTTCGTTAATTCCACCAATTTTTGTATTTTCTATAACATCAATTGCAGGTTATGTTTTCTTAGTGCGAAACCAAATTATTACTGTTTTATCTTCAGATTATGTTTTAATTGCAAAAGCTAAAGGTCTTTCACGAAGTCAAATTTTCTTTAAATATGTATTAAAAAATGCAGCCATTCCTTTAGTTCGTTCTTTAATTTTTTCTTACATTATTCTTCTTTCAGGTTCAATTGTTTTAGAACAATTCTTTAGAATTCCTGGTTCTTCATCTATCTTAGTAAATGCAGCCTTTGATGGTGAAGTAAATATTTCAATGTTTTCAATAATTTTCTTTACTTCTCTATCATTGATTGTTGACATCATTGGTGATTTAGCCTATGTTTTCATGGATCCAAGAATTACTTTTGGAACCAATTCATCAACTGACTACCTATCTCGCTTTAAAAATTGACAAGCGCGAAAAAAAGAAATTAAAAAAGGAGTAAAAAATGTTTAA
- a CDS encoding ABC transporter permease: MFNSQEFNEKYRLNSDQVKLLKRVDVHSETHQMTGKIVVLWKDTIKKFFKSPISLLSTILLIIILLIAIFTALLSPYSTSKPISNADTSLVFEQLPSGYGIIHTNISSDLLAKIREIENTKHVQLIYGSTSEIFPTRWSVNINPYQIMSVLDGGKKFISIVGTDQFGRDIWLRTWIGTLNALGIAVAIALIQFVIGVILGTYLGFYIGTWIDNIVLRIIDIFGSIPWIVIFIIFIAIWGPYTATIVLLLSLTGWTGPTYQARLYTVIVKDEEYIYAAKVIGASKIRQIYFHILPNILGKLLSTFVGSIFSSISTIASLAFLGFLREQVDSSANLGLIINSAVSLAERNVWALLFPASILVVLAVTSRFIANGIHDALDPRVGGRR, encoded by the coding sequence ATGTTTAATAGTCAAGAGTTTAATGAAAAATATCGACTAAATTCTGATCAAGTAAAATTGCTCAAACGTGTTGATGTTCATAGTGAAACTCACCAAATGACAGGTAAAATTGTTGTTTTGTGAAAAGACACAATTAAAAAATTTTTTAAATCGCCAATTTCATTACTTTCAACAATTTTGCTAATAATTATTTTATTAATTGCAATTTTTACAGCATTACTTAGCCCTTATAGTACTTCCAAACCTATTTCAAATGCTGATACTTCTCTTGTTTTTGAACAACTTCCAAGCGGTTATGGCATTATTCACACTAATATTTCTAGTGATTTGCTTGCTAAAATTCGTGAAATTGAAAACACAAAACATGTTCAATTAATTTATGGGTCAACAAGTGAAATCTTTCCAACTCGTTGGTCTGTCAACATTAATCCTTACCAAATTATGTCAGTTTTAGATGGTGGGAAAAAATTCATTAGTATTGTTGGAACTGACCAATTTGGTCGTGATATTTGATTACGTACCTGAATTGGAACCTTAAATGCTTTAGGCATTGCAGTTGCAATTGCTTTAATTCAGTTTGTAATTGGAGTTATTTTAGGAACCTATCTTGGTTTCTACATTGGAACCTGAATTGACAACATTGTGCTTAGAATTATAGACATTTTTGGTTCAATTCCTTGAATTGTTATCTTCATTATTTTCATTGCAATTTGAGGTCCATATACAGCAACTATTGTGCTTTTATTATCACTAACAGGATGAACAGGGCCAACTTATCAAGCTCGTTTATATACTGTTATTGTTAAAGATGAAGAATATATTTATGCAGCCAAAGTTATTGGAGCATCTAAAATAAGACAAATTTACTTCCACATCTTGCCAAATATTTTAGGTAAGTTGCTTTCAACTTTTGTTGGAAGTATCTTCAGTTCTATTTCAACTATTGCATCATTAGCATTTTTAGGATTTTTACGTGAGCAAGTAGACTCATCTGCAAACCTTGGTTTAATTATTAACTCAGCAGTTTCACTTGCAGAACGAAATGTTTGAGCACTTTTATTCCCAGCAAGTATTTTGGTTGTTTTAGCTGTAACATCTAGATTTATTGCTAATGGAATCCACGATGCTTTAGATCCAAGAGTAGGAGGACGTCGCTAA
- a CDS encoding OppA family ABC transporter substrate-binding lipoprotein, giving the protein MKKKFFIPILASVAAIPTIVSCGVQPAWQKREYFVNIDSTTASPRAFGSLYNNFSGPSAIQDYLTSSYLIQTMYEDELSIESNGIKPEDKGKKDQSLSYEIKHPSYKYLSFVNAKAILIVDKNGNEFVFDNDKHEKGRLPQGQVSLSLNINLTSDDPHSINSPTFGEKLDQAVKVQMFLKDDVYWVDVKGNQTKYKLTPRDYWYGFKWQRLGYINYRNDHGGGDAVDAKAKQNIPNYDPKADYLGSEINNLYLLQLFGFDTQDFDNEHKYIQEYTGKNAELKNQEAITFSLAKGATQSFFKGFFRKIVIPGIFRPIPSSFVDERTAKISKIVDGKKVGPYGESDEALQFGIYWYGQTFDKDMLYNSPYIQTRWDLHHRNWEINKYYPRTGWKDSINYHYNTINFLYTKYSSPEAFANSQFNSYKEGTIPMLSYNIINDSQKNLVAQDKNKYGWKLSRVETKDNLLKTYFNLLVPGSMKQNFVSQPGVEFNENYYAFNDNYAKLAYGVSRKELATGGARIVDYLTSGVGLTFRQIIANAWNLYTTQQSASPIAEPWYNFLDPDNHIKFNANSKRPRDFYDDANTIQLVDPSGKIFYTKNLDTEKQQNFNNVSDSSKQFEAPNYEVLKAEMKKILDKFYADNHLPASAKVEWTNHSWYTNTPSNWIAALEKAQKAINGLDPRLNMKLLWPISDLKQRINYIRYGVGHLSYSWWSYDYDGIGTAFDGRAQAKGVPYAILSSIYDRGENSQIAKSYPLLYKYAKAAKEFFDPFAKKGVIRPFEDWKNAPNAYDFGADKQQGNPNLTQYFLGSVVDAQVPVDPNKPDGPKKTVKVYKSFVDQINEKAKTDADKVDFDFGAESAIFNLGYQENAANSEEDLVKLSAELSSFLTFGLNDLIAISSSTPSVTLRNPNISIPYVDEYGDFTPIDMVVIKPFYKTASKINTKINEGGQ; this is encoded by the coding sequence ATGAAAAAAAAGTTTTTTATTCCAATATTAGCTAGTGTTGCAGCAATTCCCACAATTGTTTCTTGTGGGGTTCAACCAGCTTGGCAAAAACGTGAGTATTTTGTAAATATTGACTCAACAACAGCATCTCCTCGTGCTTTTGGAAGTTTATATAACAACTTTAGTGGTCCAAGTGCAATTCAAGATTACTTGACTAGTTCGTATTTAATTCAAACAATGTATGAAGATGAACTAAGTATCGAATCTAATGGAATCAAACCAGAAGATAAAGGTAAAAAAGATCAGTCATTAAGTTATGAAATTAAACATCCAAGTTATAAATATCTATCTTTTGTTAATGCAAAGGCAATTTTAATTGTTGACAAAAATGGAAACGAATTTGTTTTTGACAATGATAAGCATGAAAAAGGTAGATTACCACAAGGACAAGTTTCACTATCTCTTAACATAAATTTAACATCAGATGATCCACATAGTATTAATAGTCCAACTTTTGGTGAAAAATTGGATCAAGCTGTTAAAGTGCAAATGTTTTTAAAAGATGATGTTTATTGAGTTGATGTCAAAGGAAACCAAACTAAATATAAACTAACACCACGTGATTATTGGTATGGTTTTAAGTGACAACGTCTTGGATATATAAACTACCGTAATGATCACGGTGGTGGTGATGCAGTTGATGCAAAAGCTAAACAAAATATTCCAAATTATGACCCTAAAGCTGATTATTTAGGTTCTGAAATTAACAACCTTTACCTTCTACAACTTTTTGGTTTTGATACTCAAGATTTTGACAATGAACACAAGTATATTCAAGAATATACAGGGAAAAATGCTGAGTTAAAAAATCAAGAAGCCATTACTTTTTCACTTGCTAAAGGTGCAACTCAGTCATTTTTCAAAGGATTTTTCCGAAAAATTGTTATTCCAGGAATTTTCAGACCTATACCAAGTAGCTTTGTTGATGAAAGAACTGCCAAAATTAGTAAAATAGTTGATGGTAAAAAAGTAGGTCCATATGGTGAATCAGATGAAGCTTTGCAATTTGGTATTTACTGATATGGACAAACTTTTGATAAAGATATGCTTTATAACTCACCGTATATCCAAACTCGTTGGGACTTGCACCACAGAAACTGGGAAATTAATAAATATTACCCAAGAACTGGTTGAAAAGATTCAATCAATTATCACTATAATACTATTAACTTTTTATATACAAAATATAGTAGTCCTGAAGCTTTTGCAAACTCACAGTTTAACTCATATAAAGAGGGCACAATCCCTATGCTATCTTATAACATCATCAATGATAGTCAGAAAAATTTAGTTGCACAAGACAAAAATAAATATGGTTGAAAATTATCGAGAGTTGAAACTAAAGATAATCTTTTAAAAACTTATTTTAACTTGTTGGTACCAGGTTCAATGAAACAAAATTTTGTTTCTCAACCAGGTGTTGAGTTTAATGAAAATTACTATGCTTTCAATGATAACTATGCCAAACTAGCTTATGGGGTTTCTCGAAAAGAACTAGCAACTGGTGGAGCACGGATTGTTGATTATTTGACTTCAGGTGTGGGTCTAACTTTTAGACAAATTATTGCAAATGCTTGAAATTTATACACAACTCAACAATCAGCTTCTCCAATTGCGGAGCCTTGATATAACTTTTTAGATCCTGATAACCACATTAAATTTAATGCTAATTCAAAACGTCCAAGAGACTTTTATGATGATGCTAATACTATTCAATTAGTTGATCCTAGTGGAAAAATTTTCTATACCAAAAATCTAGACACTGAAAAACAACAAAACTTTAACAATGTTAGCGATTCATCTAAACAATTTGAGGCTCCAAATTATGAAGTTCTCAAGGCAGAAATGAAAAAAATTCTAGACAAATTCTATGCTGATAACCATTTACCAGCAAGTGCTAAAGTTGAATGAACTAACCACAGTTGATATACAAATACTCCTTCAAACTGAATTGCTGCGCTAGAAAAAGCTCAAAAAGCAATTAATGGTTTAGATCCACGTTTAAATATGAAACTGTTATGACCAATCAGTGACTTAAAACAACGTATTAACTACATTAGATATGGAGTTGGTCATTTAAGTTATAGCTGATGAAGTTATGACTATGATGGTATAGGAACTGCTTTTGATGGTCGGGCGCAAGCAAAAGGTGTTCCATATGCAATATTGTCTTCTATTTATGATAGAGGTGAAAATTCACAAATTGCTAAATCATACCCACTTTTATACAAATATGCAAAAGCAGCTAAAGAATTTTTTGATCCTTTTGCTAAAAAAGGTGTGATTAGACCTTTTGAGGATTGAAAAAATGCTCCAAATGCCTATGATTTTGGAGCTGACAAACAACAAGGAAACCCTAATTTAACACAATATTTTTTAGGTAGTGTTGTTGATGCGCAAGTTCCTGTTGATCCAAACAAACCAGATGGACCTAAAAAAACTGTCAAAGTTTACAAAAGTTTTGTTGACCAAATTAATGAAAAAGCTAAAACTGATGCTGACAAAGTTGACTTTGACTTTGGAGCAGAATCTGCTATTTTTAATCTTGGTTATCAAGAAAATGCTGCCAATAGTGAAGAAGATTTAGTAAAATTAAGTGCTGAACTGAGTTCATTTTTAACTTTTGGACTCAATGACTTAATTGCAATTAGCTCATCCACACCAAGTGTTACTTTACGAAATCCAAATATTAGCATACCTTATGTAGATGAGTATGGTGATTTTACACCAATCGACATGGTTGTAATTAAGCCATTTTACAAAACTGCTAGTAAAATAAACACTAAAATTAATGAAGGAGGTCAATAA
- a CDS encoding ABC transporter ATP-binding protein: MENKVLAVKNLRVSFKTGRKDFIEIIRGVDISIYPGQIVAFVGESGSGKSVTSKSLLGINNFAKVTADQMEIAGIDVRDFKKDHQWRTIRGKKIGYIPQDPLVALNPTRTIGKQLLDAIKKDSRFKTKKEKKEFLISLLETFGFEHARDRFDAYPHTLSGGMKQRVVIAMVVAAQPEIIIADEPTTALDPTVQSSVLALLNDIRNKYNVSIIFISHNISIVAKFCDYIYVMYAGKVIERGTRSDIFTDPRHPYTWALISAIPEATNQGDLYTISGNPPDMKNLTSGDPFAARNDYALQLDFEKEPPLIPISKTHSAATWLLHPDAPKVELNEELKTRIKLFKEVL; this comes from the coding sequence ATGGAAAACAAAGTTTTAGCTGTTAAAAACTTACGTGTAAGTTTTAAAACAGGACGTAAAGATTTTATTGAAATTATTCGGGGAGTTGACATTAGTATTTATCCCGGACAAATTGTAGCTTTTGTTGGTGAATCAGGTTCTGGAAAATCTGTGACTTCCAAGTCCTTGCTTGGAATCAATAATTTTGCTAAAGTAACTGCTGATCAAATGGAAATTGCTGGTATTGATGTTCGTGATTTTAAAAAAGATCATCAATGACGGACAATTCGTGGAAAAAAGATAGGTTATATTCCACAAGATCCACTAGTTGCTTTGAATCCAACAAGAACTATTGGAAAACAACTTTTAGATGCTATTAAAAAAGATAGTCGTTTTAAAACCAAAAAAGAGAAAAAAGAGTTTTTAATTTCCTTGCTTGAAACTTTTGGTTTTGAACATGCTCGAGATAGATTTGATGCTTATCCTCACACACTTTCAGGAGGAATGAAACAAAGGGTAGTTATTGCGATGGTTGTTGCTGCTCAACCAGAAATTATCATTGCTGATGAACCAACAACAGCGCTTGATCCAACTGTGCAATCCTCAGTGCTTGCCTTGCTCAATGACATTCGAAATAAATATAATGTTTCCATTATTTTTATTTCTCACAACATTTCTATTGTGGCAAAGTTTTGTGATTACATTTATGTGATGTATGCTGGAAAAGTTATTGAACGTGGAACCCGTTCTGATATTTTCACAGATCCAAGACACCCATATACTTGAGCCTTAATTTCAGCTATTCCTGAAGCTACAAATCAAGGTGATTTGTATACAATTAGTGGAAACCCACCAGATATGAAAAATTTAACTTCTGGTGATCCTTTCGCTGCAAGAAATGACTATGCTTTGCAGCTTGATTTTGAAAAAGAACCACCACTTATTCCAATTAGTAAAACTCACTCTGCAGCAACTTGATTATTGCACCCTGATGCTCCAAAAGTTGAATTAAATGAAGAACTTAAAACAAGAATTAAATTATTTAAAGAGGTACTATAA
- a CDS encoding DUF3899 domain-containing protein: MPKLANFYRKKILREFSAISFFVIGFWFVFFLILFFLLYFWKKQPWYDATSTISLIMIAISILATVMRAGFFSTYALTYNNWKIQSNNAKLKKAGSNQFDKKMDLQDLSKKRSKKTLIPILLGYIVGIILLTISLPFIYR, encoded by the coding sequence ATGCCTAAGTTAGCTAATTTTTATAGAAAAAAAATTTTAAGAGAATTTAGTGCAATATCTTTTTTTGTTATTGGATTTTGATTTGTATTTTTTTTAATTTTGTTTTTTTTATTATATTTTTGAAAAAAACAACCTTGATATGATGCGACATCAACCATTTCATTAATTATGATTGCAATTAGCATTTTGGCAACAGTGATGCGTGCAGGTTTTTTTAGCACATATGCTTTGACATACAATAATTGAAAAATTCAAAGCAATAATGCCAAGTTGAAAAAAGCGGGTTCAAATCAATTTGATAAAAAAATGGATTTGCAAGATTTATCTAAAAAAAGATCAAAAAAAACTTTAATTCCAATTTTATTAGGATATATAGTTGGCATTATTTTACTAACTATTAGTTTGCCTTTTATTTATAGATAA